The DNA window TACGTTGTTCTAATGTCCTCACCCAAACGATTAGCCATTCTTTGCGATACAGTGCATCTGTATTCGTGTCTTTTTATTATTTGTTTGAAAGCAATTTCGTGAAAAAATCGTATTATCATGGAGATAGCTATATGCGTTTATCATGTCGGCGATTGTTTATTTTTTTAATTCTGCTGGCTTTAGTAATTGGTTTTTATTGGGTAAAGTCTTGGTATGACTCAAAAATCGGTGTACCAGAATATCATCCCGTTGAAAAAACTGTTTTATTAGAACAAGGTTGGACAACAAAAGAGATTGATTGGTATCACTATGCGACTCAAGGCAGTACCTTCTTTTTAGAAACCAGTTGGTTTATGGCATTAGAACAACCAACCCCCACCTTATTTGTCTCTGCTGCGCCATTTAGAGACAAAGCATATTTAAGTGCTTATGGGTTTTTATTTGATGATGAGAAAACAACTTATAACCCTGATGGTTTACCCGTTGGATTTGCGATTGATAAAAATTATGTTGATCCAATAACCAAAGAGAAAATGAGTGTTGTTGGTCTAAGCTGTGCGGCTTGTCATACGGGGCAGTTAAATTATAAAGGGACAGGTGTCCGTATAGAAGGCGGGCAAAGTTTGGCAAACTTTACGCAGTTTCAAAATGCATTAGGGTTTGCCATGATGTTGACTTATTACGACCCTTTCCGTTTTGATCGATTTGCTAAAAATGTTTTAGGTGCTGATTACAGTAGCGATAATAAAGCAACGCTAAAAACTAAATTTCATGCTCAGTTAGAAAAAATTATTAAACAGGGCGAATTAGATACAAAATATGCGGCAACTGTAGAAAGTTTCGGACGTTTAGATGCATTAAATCGTATTGGCAATTTCGTTTTTGGTTTTGAATTATATGAAGGTAATTATCGCACGATTGATGCCCCTGTTACGTTTCCCTATTTATGGGGTATTTCTTGGTTTGATTGGGTGCAATATAACGGCTCCGTCATGCAACCGATGACCCGTAACGCAGGCGAAGCCCTTGGCGTATTTGCTGAAATCAATTTAAAAGACCCCGCAAAAGGCTTTTTCTCGTCCACGCTTAATGTAGAAAATCTATATCAGTTTGAAAAACTAATCGGCGGCGAAAAACCCTTTGAAGGTTTAAAAGCCCCTGTTTGGCCTGAAGCCATTTTCGGCGCGATAGACCCACAAAAAGCGACAAAAGGGGCAGCCCTATATCGTGAAAAATGTATGACCTGCCATTTACCACCCGTAGATTCCGATGAAATTTGCAATGCGCAATATTGGACAGCCCCCAATAAATGGGGCGTGCGCCTGTTAAAACTGAAGTTAGTTAATGTTGACCTGTTAGGCACAGACAGTAATGTCGTATATGACTGGGCAAAACGCTTTGTTGAGACTAAACAACTCGGTTTAGGCGTGGTTAAAGGCGAATTAGGATTACCGCTCACCGTAGAAAGTGCAGTTAATATTAAATATGATGAGTTAAAACTGACACAAGAACAACGTGATGAATATAATGGTAAACGTGAAAATAAAGTCCGTTCCCCTTTATGTTACAAAGCGCGTCCTTTAGATGGCGTGTGGGCAACACCGCCTTTCTTACACAACGGCTCAGTGCCTAACCTGTATCAACTCCTTTCCCCTGCAACACAACGGGCGACAACCTTCTACACAGGCAGTCGTGAATTTGACCCAAAATATATTGGCTATAACACAGACCCACTGAAAAAAGGCTTTAAATTTGATACCAACATTACAGGTAATCGCAACACAGGGCATGAATTCCGTTCTTTAACCAAAGATGAACAAGCGGGTTGGAATGGAAACTATCCCTATAAAGGCGTTTTAGGGGCAGAATTGACCGAACAAGAACGCTGGGAATTAATCGAGTATCTGAAAACATTAAAATCCCGTGATTTAACGCAACAAACAACGGCATGTCCGATTCCGATAGAACCTGCAACCGTTGCCAATAATTACGTTGAAGAACAAGGAGCAGTCGATACATGTCAACAGTAGCCACCTTACCCAGCCAAGCCGACGCGGCAAAACGCCAAGCCTATTTAGAAAAAATGCGCGAAGTCTATGCGTATCAATATAGCTATAACGATACATTTGCGACTGTGTTAAAGCTACCCGATGCGGAAAAACCTGATTGTGCTTATCAATATGGCTCGATTAAAAATTTATTGAGCCTATTGCCTAGCTTACCGCGCATTTTAAGCACGCAAATCAAACAATGGTTAAAGCGTCCAATTACGGGTTATCAAGACTACTTATTTTTTGGACGAGATTCTTTTCCAGATACTCGTTTTATTGATAACTTTCAAAGTGATGCTTATTTTGGGTTACAACGTGCAATCGGCATTAACCACGTCACTCTACAAGGCGCGTCCTCAACTAATTTACTGCCTACCAATTTTGATTTAACCCGCGTTCGTCAACTGTTTCCCCAACTCACCGCAGGCGACAACTTCGACAGCGCATTTGATAATCGTCGCCTATTTTTTGTTGACTACGCCATGTTACAAGGGCTTGTCGACCACCAAGGCGAATATGCAGGACGCAAACAATATGTTACCGCCCCCCTTGTCCTCCTCTACCGCCAAGCCTCTGGAGTTTTACAACCGTTAGCAATACAACTAAACCAAATCCCCAGCGACACAAACCCCGTTTTCACCCCGCTAGACGGATTAGCATGGACAGCCGCAAAACTTTACGCCCAAGTTGCTGATGTCAACTATCAAGAATTTATCACCCACGCAACTCGAATTCACTATCTAGTTGAAAGTTTTGTGATAGCTACCCATCAACAATTGTATAAAACCCACCCTGTTTTCTTACTGCTTAAGCCAAATTTGGAATACACCTTAAGCGTAAACGTACATCATCTGTTTTTGAAAAACAGCAAAGGCGTACCAGGAGATTTTGGGGCGCAATTAGCAGGTGATTACGACTCAATGGTCGAGCTGATGTCAACAGCATTTAAAACCTATGATTTTACTGCCAATGCGCTACCGCTAGATATTGCAAAACGCGAAGTAGATTTACCTGAATTATTCTACCCCTATGCGGCTGAAGGGCGGAAAATTTGGGATTTAACTCAAGCCTTTGTGTTAGATTACTTAAATCTTTATTATCCCAATACCAAAATACTGGCAGAAGATAACGAGATTCAAGCATGGGCACGCTTTATGGCGGATGATGATGGTATGCGAATAAAAGGCTTCCCCAGCCGTTTTGAAACTGTGGAAGCCCTTGCACAAGCAGTCGGACAAATCATTTTTATTACCACTGCGCACCATTCCAGCATCCACTACCCACAATATCTATTCTCAGGCTTTACCCCTGCGATGCCATTTGCCGCCTATGAACCTGCGCCGACAACTATTCATTGTGATTTAATCA is part of the Beggiatoa alba B18LD genome and encodes:
- a CDS encoding lipoxygenase family protein — translated: MSTVATLPSQADAAKRQAYLEKMREVYAYQYSYNDTFATVLKLPDAEKPDCAYQYGSIKNLLSLLPSLPRILSTQIKQWLKRPITGYQDYLFFGRDSFPDTRFIDNFQSDAYFGLQRAIGINHVTLQGASSTNLLPTNFDLTRVRQLFPQLTAGDNFDSAFDNRRLFFVDYAMLQGLVDHQGEYAGRKQYVTAPLVLLYRQASGVLQPLAIQLNQIPSDTNPVFTPLDGLAWTAAKLYAQVADVNYQEFITHATRIHYLVESFVIATHQQLYKTHPVFLLLKPNLEYTLSVNVHHLFLKNSKGVPGDFGAQLAGDYDSMVELMSTAFKTYDFTANALPLDIAKREVDLPELFYPYAAEGRKIWDLTQAFVLDYLNLYYPNTKILAEDNEIQAWARFMADDDGMRIKGFPSRFETVEALAQAVGQIIFITTAHHSSIHYPQYLFSGFTPAMPFAAYEPAPTTIHCDLINQEYLLNALPLRQPSMTQAFIFYLTDFRLGQMGNYRLEAKAQTLVKNYREKLDALATQLNEDSTSRAYPYIYLNPSYIPNSVMV
- a CDS encoding di-heme-cytochrome C peroxidase; translated protein: MRLSCRRLFIFLILLALVIGFYWVKSWYDSKIGVPEYHPVEKTVLLEQGWTTKEIDWYHYATQGSTFFLETSWFMALEQPTPTLFVSAAPFRDKAYLSAYGFLFDDEKTTYNPDGLPVGFAIDKNYVDPITKEKMSVVGLSCAACHTGQLNYKGTGVRIEGGQSLANFTQFQNALGFAMMLTYYDPFRFDRFAKNVLGADYSSDNKATLKTKFHAQLEKIIKQGELDTKYAATVESFGRLDALNRIGNFVFGFELYEGNYRTIDAPVTFPYLWGISWFDWVQYNGSVMQPMTRNAGEALGVFAEINLKDPAKGFFSSTLNVENLYQFEKLIGGEKPFEGLKAPVWPEAIFGAIDPQKATKGAALYREKCMTCHLPPVDSDEICNAQYWTAPNKWGVRLLKLKLVNVDLLGTDSNVVYDWAKRFVETKQLGLGVVKGELGLPLTVESAVNIKYDELKLTQEQRDEYNGKRENKVRSPLCYKARPLDGVWATPPFLHNGSVPNLYQLLSPATQRATTFYTGSREFDPKYIGYNTDPLKKGFKFDTNITGNRNTGHEFRSLTKDEQAGWNGNYPYKGVLGAELTEQERWELIEYLKTLKSRDLTQQTTACPIPIEPATVANNYVEEQGAVDTCQQ